A window of the Gossypium arboreum isolate Shixiya-1 chromosome 2, ASM2569848v2, whole genome shotgun sequence genome harbors these coding sequences:
- the LOC108467224 gene encoding probable 26S proteasome non-ATPase regulatory subunit 3 encodes MTQDVEMKEQPAPSNSVPSSSPSTLHHLKEIASLIETGAYDREARRILRAIRLTMALRRKLKASVLSVFLSFALTPGSEAFTRLSSYLPKEDENEMEVDTATSTAQPPAKHSLPELEIYCYLLVLIFLIDQKKYDEAKACSSASISRLKNLNRRTLDVLAARLYFYYSLCYELTGTLSEIRSNLLALHRIATLRHDELGQETLLNLLLRNYLHYNLYDQAEKLRSKAPRFEAHSNQQFCRYLFYLGKIRTIQLEYTDAKECLLQAARKAPVAALGFRVQCNKWAIIVRLLLGEIPERTVFMQKGMEKALRPYFELTNAVRIGDLELFRSVAEKFSTTFSSDRTHNLIVRLRHNVIRTGLRNISISYSRIALADVGKKLRLDSVADAESIVAKAIRDGAIDATLDHSNGCMLSKETGDIYSTTEPQTAFNSRIAFCLNMHNEAVRALRFPPNSHKEKESAEKRRERQQQEQELAKHIAEEDDDEF; translated from the exons ATGACTCAAGATGTGGAGATGAAAGAGCAACCAGCTCCGTCCAATTCCGTtccttcctcttctccttccaCTTTGCACC ATTTGAAGGAAATTGCGTCTCTGATTGAGACCGGTGCTTATGACCGTGAAGCTCGCCGTATTTTGAGGGCTATACGACTTACAATGGCTTTAAGACGGAAGTTGAAGGCATCCGTGCTTTCCGTTTTCCTCAGTTTCGCTCTTACCCCTGGATCCGAGGCCTTCACTCGTCTTTCTTCTTATCTTCCTAAG GAAGATGAGAATGAGATGGAAGTCGACACTGCAACCTCCACAGCTCAACCTCCTGCTAAGCATTCCTTGCCAGAGCTAGAAATCTACTGCTATTTGCTTGTCCTGATATTTCTGATTGATCAAAAGAAATATGATGAG GCAAAGGCATGTTCCTCTGCAAGCATTTCTCGGCTGAAGAATTTGAACAGGAGGACTCTCGATGTTCTAGCTGCTAGGCTGTACTTTTATTACTCTCTTTGCTATGAACTCACTGGTACTCTTTCTGAAATTAGGAG TAACCTTCTAGCCCTGCACCGGATTGCAACATTGCGCCATGACGAGCTGGGTCag GAGACTCTTCTTAACCTGCTACTTCGCAATTACCTCCATTACAATTTGTATGACCAAGCTGAGAAACTGAGATCAAAGGCACCTAGATTTGAAGCTCACTCAAACCAACAG TTTTGCCGCTACCTTTTTTACTTGGGGAAGATTAGGACAATTCAATTGGAGTACACAGATGCCAAAGAATGTCTCCTCCAAGCTGCTAGGAAAGCTCCTGTTGCAGCCCTTGGTTTTCGGGTTCAATGCAACAAATGGGCTATCATTGTTCGATTACTGCTTGGAGAAATCCCCGAGAGGACTGTGTTTATGCAGAAAGGCATGGAGAAAGCATTGAGGCCTTACTTTGAACTGACAAAT GCTGTCCGCATTGGTGATTTGGAGCTTTTCAGATCTGTTGCTGAGAAGTTCTCAACTACTTTCAGTTCAGACCGGACCCATAACTTGATTGTTAGGCTGCGGCATAATGTCATTCGGACTGGGCTACGCAACATAAGTATCTCATATTCTCGCATTGCACTGGCTGATGTTGGCAAGAAGCTTAGATTGGACTCTGTTGCCGATGCTGAGAGCATAGTAGCCAAGGCAATCAGAGATGGAGCAATCGATGCAACATTGGATCATTCAAATGGATGTATGCTGTCCAAGGAGACGGGCGACATCTACTCTACAACTGAGCCTCAAACGGCATTCAACTCTAGGATTGCTTTCTGCCTCAATATGCATAACGAGGCTGTGCGTGCACTTCGGTTCCCACCAAACTCCCACAAGGAGAAAGAAAGTGCTGAGAAGAGGAGAGAAAGACAACAACAGGAGCAAGAGCTTGCAAAGCACATTGCAGAGGAAGATGACGACGAGTTTTAG